In Leptospira harrisiae, a genomic segment contains:
- a CDS encoding TonB-dependent receptor, translating into MVSNFRFTILLCFSLAPFTIFAQNKETKEVEIRANVDSQTKNSNFAKNPTGFQKEIDLTQTNTRYMSLPDVLNREAGVRIRQYGGLGSYSTLSLRGTNPNQSKIYWNGVPINNSMGGEINLADLPFDNLDKIEIYKSGTPAGFSGSAIGGSINLVSKSKIDKPITRINLMGGSFKTAKATVTHMDQFIGGSYFVQALQETSDQNFSYLNNKGTVLFNTYDDTIDTRRNAQFRKTGFTGNLSLEFGKTKINILNDYIHRKQGLPGPGNRQTVAVERVFSKISSAITTETNEFLLQNLTLETKTYGNFSKDDFFDPKSEFSYGTPDAYTKTNQYGFQISPTLYLLEYNQVFRTSFQTEQEFFTRYEKRYNHETERKEPKKRRDTLSATFQDEIRFFSNRLFLVPQVRFEKYTDRYGKDETSVRNQLLDPLTDVFYVKQSFTNPSFGIKIIWIKKENLEFGTLGNISKDFRIPTFLELFGERGSIVGNTKLRPEQSRNGDFGFYLNTKPFANWKFQSDISIFQKRIYDMILFLPNSQFTLRPENVDQALIRGLETSHNMIWNKGIKFNFNYTYQDARNYSESPSLNGKYLPLRSKSQGSALLAFFKDFGEIGLEYQYIGANFRDRTNEYLGYLPARQFWNLYIQYIPYKNLETGNELILGLEVRNLTDKRVEDLVGYPLPGRSYYFTGSYRF; encoded by the coding sequence ATGGTTTCCAATTTCAGATTTACGATTCTACTTTGTTTTAGTTTGGCACCCTTTACTATTTTTGCACAAAACAAAGAAACGAAAGAAGTGGAGATACGGGCGAATGTTGACTCCCAAACAAAAAATTCAAACTTTGCTAAAAACCCAACAGGCTTTCAGAAAGAAATTGATTTAACTCAAACAAACACGCGCTATATGAGTTTGCCCGATGTACTCAACCGAGAAGCAGGAGTTCGGATAAGACAATATGGAGGACTTGGATCTTATTCGACATTATCCTTAAGAGGAACCAATCCCAACCAATCAAAAATATATTGGAATGGTGTCCCCATTAACAATTCAATGGGTGGAGAAATTAATTTAGCAGATTTACCTTTTGATAATTTAGACAAAATTGAGATTTATAAATCAGGTACCCCTGCTGGATTTTCAGGATCTGCAATAGGTGGATCTATTAACTTAGTATCCAAATCAAAAATTGATAAACCAATTACACGAATCAACTTGATGGGTGGAAGTTTCAAAACTGCAAAAGCAACGGTCACTCATATGGATCAATTTATCGGTGGTTCTTATTTTGTGCAGGCTCTCCAAGAAACATCTGACCAAAACTTTAGTTATCTCAATAACAAAGGCACTGTTTTGTTTAATACTTATGATGATACGATTGACACTCGCAGAAACGCACAATTTCGTAAAACAGGTTTTACGGGAAACCTCTCTCTTGAATTTGGAAAAACAAAAATTAACATTCTAAATGATTATATTCACAGAAAACAAGGGTTACCTGGTCCAGGGAACAGACAGACAGTTGCTGTGGAACGAGTTTTCAGTAAAATTTCTTCCGCAATCACAACAGAAACAAATGAATTTCTTTTACAAAACCTAACACTAGAAACAAAAACTTACGGGAATTTTTCAAAAGATGATTTTTTTGATCCCAAATCAGAATTTAGTTATGGAACTCCTGATGCATATACCAAAACCAACCAATACGGCTTTCAAATCTCACCCACTTTATATTTATTAGAATACAATCAAGTTTTTCGAACTTCTTTCCAAACAGAACAAGAGTTTTTTACTCGATATGAAAAACGATACAACCACGAAACAGAACGAAAAGAACCTAAAAAACGAAGGGATACTTTAAGTGCTACCTTCCAAGATGAAATTAGATTTTTTTCTAACCGACTATTTTTAGTTCCACAAGTTCGTTTTGAAAAATACACAGATCGTTACGGTAAGGACGAAACTAGCGTTCGAAACCAACTTTTAGATCCACTTACTGATGTTTTTTATGTCAAACAATCATTCACCAATCCAAGTTTTGGTATTAAAATCATATGGATAAAAAAAGAAAATTTAGAATTTGGTACACTCGGTAATATTAGCAAAGATTTTCGAATTCCCACCTTCTTAGAGTTATTTGGAGAACGAGGAAGCATCGTTGGAAACACCAAATTAAGACCAGAACAAAGTAGAAACGGAGATTTTGGTTTTTACCTCAATACAAAACCCTTTGCCAATTGGAAATTCCAATCGGATATATCGATCTTTCAAAAACGAATTTATGATATGATTTTGTTTTTACCAAATTCACAATTTACGCTTAGACCAGAAAACGTAGACCAAGCACTCATAAGAGGTTTGGAAACAAGCCACAATATGATTTGGAACAAAGGAATCAAATTTAACTTTAATTATACGTACCAAGATGCAAGGAACTACTCCGAATCACCATCGTTAAATGGAAAATATCTACCACTAAGATCTAAAAGCCAAGGAAGTGCCTTACTTGCGTTTTTTAAAGATTTTGGCGAAATTGGATTGGAATACCAATACATCGGTGCCAACTTTCGAGATAGAACCAATGAATATTTAGGATATCTACCCGCACGGCAATTTTGGAATCTTTATATCCAATACATACCTTATAAAAATTTAGAAACTGGAAACGAATTGATTTTAGGATTGGAAGTTCGTAATTTAACAGACAAGCGGGTAGAGGATTTGGTGGGATATCCGTTACCGGGGCGCAGTTATTATTTTACAGGGAGTTATCGATTCTAA
- a CDS encoding adenosine kinase produces the protein MKHYDVFGVGNALVDIIAFIDPNFLQKQNITKGVMTLVDETRQGQILADLHDEKKELRSGGSAANTMIAIANSGGTCCYTGKVTHDTYGEFYKKDMEDAGVLFETTPDSKSHTGTCVVLTTPDAERTMLTNLAISTSLGPNDIDVNNLKNSKFVYVEGYLWDGDSTKKASELTMKVAKENNVKVSFTYSDPFCVNRSKDEFIHLTKEYVDVVFCNTEEGLALSGANTAEEAVKFISNLCPLVFMTAGKDGAYVAENGKITLVPGFPVKPIDTTGAGDAFAAGVLYGLTQGYSSQKSARWGNYVASRIVCEVGPRLSVRLMGRQDEILDGFKDK, from the coding sequence ATGAAGCATTACGACGTATTCGGCGTAGGGAACGCCCTGGTAGATATTATTGCCTTTATCGATCCCAATTTTTTACAAAAACAAAATATCACTAAGGGTGTAATGACACTAGTCGATGAAACCAGACAAGGTCAAATTCTTGCTGATCTCCACGATGAAAAGAAGGAACTTCGTTCCGGTGGAAGCGCCGCAAACACAATGATCGCCATTGCAAACTCTGGTGGAACTTGTTGTTATACGGGAAAAGTGACTCATGATACGTATGGTGAATTTTATAAAAAAGATATGGAAGATGCAGGTGTTTTATTTGAAACAACTCCCGATTCCAAAAGCCATACTGGCACTTGTGTTGTATTAACTACACCTGATGCCGAACGCACTATGTTAACCAATCTTGCGATCTCAACATCACTCGGACCAAATGATATTGACGTAAACAATCTAAAAAACAGCAAATTTGTTTATGTAGAAGGTTATCTTTGGGACGGAGATTCTACAAAAAAAGCAAGCGAACTAACTATGAAAGTTGCTAAGGAAAACAATGTAAAGGTTTCCTTTACTTACAGTGATCCGTTTTGTGTGAATCGTTCTAAGGATGAATTTATCCACCTAACAAAAGAATATGTTGATGTTGTTTTCTGTAACACGGAAGAAGGGTTGGCACTAAGTGGGGCCAATACTGCAGAAGAAGCTGTAAAGTTTATTTCCAATCTTTGTCCTTTGGTCTTTATGACCGCAGGAAAAGATGGTGCTTACGTTGCAGAAAATGGAAAAATTACATTAGTTCCTGGATTTCCTGTAAAACCAATTGATACAACGGGAGCTGGGGATGCATTTGCTGCAGGAGTTTTGTATGGATTGACCCAAGGTTATTCATCACAAAAATCAGCTCGTTGGGGTAATTATGTTGCTTCTCGCATTGTTTGTGAAGTTGGGCCGCGTTTGTCTGTTCGCCTAATGGGAAGACAAGACGAAATTTTGGATGGGTTCAAAGACAAATAG
- a CDS encoding response regulator: MTDSKLKHVLIVEDEEDIVEILRIALEFNSNYQISFAKTGPEGLQKAIILQPDLILLDVLMPGMNGMELIEELKIFPETKEIPVAFITSRVLKNEILEYQRRGGIGVIEKPFAPLEIADKIKTLWEDSKKNR; this comes from the coding sequence ATGACCGATTCTAAACTAAAACATGTGTTAATTGTTGAAGATGAAGAAGATATTGTAGAAATCCTTCGGATCGCATTGGAATTTAATTCAAATTATCAGATTAGTTTCGCAAAAACTGGGCCAGAGGGATTACAAAAAGCAATTATCCTACAACCTGATTTGATTTTATTAGATGTATTGATGCCTGGAATGAATGGAATGGAACTCATTGAAGAATTAAAAATTTTTCCAGAAACCAAAGAGATTCCTGTTGCCTTCATAACTTCTCGTGTTTTAAAAAATGAAATTTTGGAATACCAGCGACGAGGTGGCATCGGCGTGATTGAAAAACCATTTGCTCCTCTTGAAATCGCTGATAAAATCAAAACCCTTTGGGAAGATTCAAAAAAAAATCGATAA
- a CDS encoding PAS domain-containing sensor histidine kinase, with protein sequence MNEFLEKIKSFFKDEDSFFDAKQLLQQNWHKFVPQYLDKILETPANAVFVLDQDLNYTYVNSTAEGMVEKSASQMLGQNIWNLFPNLDETDFGKKLIHAIKNKETFRSDEFFLESKGWFATQVFPQENFTILIATEITSEKNAKDNYSQVLNKNKAILSSLPDKLYGIRKDGTVIDHKEFPDFKGWDSLHEGRIRFTRIENLFPTKKLSEIESILEQVLDSGVTKNYEYSIEDYDGEKYFEARFTKTGDDDVLAIVRNITERKKAEALKNEFISLVSHELRTPLTSIKGSIDLLLAGVAGELSNQTKSLLNICRKNTQRLVRFVTDLLDIEALDSGNINFKFRTYRLEEILQSSVDGMRTFAEQYHVLLNYDQNFPSTTVYVDEDRLNHCITNLISNAVKYTPKFSEVYITVVPSDTYAQILIKDNGPGIDPNFAPRLFHRFAQGAPPKDKLVGGSGLGLSITKGFVEAMKGKIFFTSDDNGTVFTIEFPIIKPGSIPTGYNQ encoded by the coding sequence ATGAATGAATTTCTGGAAAAAATCAAAAGCTTTTTCAAGGATGAAGACAGCTTTTTTGATGCAAAGCAACTTCTGCAACAGAATTGGCACAAATTTGTCCCCCAATACCTCGACAAAATCCTGGAAACACCTGCCAATGCCGTTTTCGTTTTGGATCAGGACCTAAATTATACCTATGTGAACTCTACAGCAGAGGGTATGGTGGAAAAATCCGCCAGTCAGATGTTAGGGCAAAACATTTGGAATCTGTTTCCGAACCTGGACGAAACAGATTTTGGAAAAAAATTAATCCATGCCATCAAAAATAAGGAAACATTCCGGTCGGATGAATTCTTTTTGGAATCCAAAGGATGGTTTGCGACACAAGTTTTTCCTCAGGAAAATTTTACCATTCTCATTGCCACCGAAATCACTTCAGAAAAAAATGCGAAGGACAATTACAGCCAAGTATTAAACAAAAACAAAGCTATTCTAAGTTCCCTTCCAGACAAATTATACGGAATAAGAAAAGACGGAACTGTCATTGATCATAAAGAATTTCCAGATTTTAAAGGTTGGGATTCTCTTCATGAAGGAAGAATAAGATTCACTCGTATAGAAAATCTTTTCCCAACAAAAAAACTTTCTGAAATTGAATCTATATTAGAACAAGTTTTAGATTCTGGTGTAACTAAGAACTACGAATATTCAATTGAAGACTACGACGGAGAAAAATATTTTGAAGCAAGGTTTACAAAAACGGGTGATGATGATGTTCTTGCGATTGTCCGAAATATCACAGAAAGAAAAAAAGCAGAAGCCTTAAAAAATGAATTCATTAGTTTGGTAAGCCACGAATTAAGAACTCCTTTAACATCAATTAAAGGATCAATTGATTTATTACTTGCGGGTGTGGCAGGAGAACTTTCCAACCAAACAAAATCTCTTTTGAATATCTGCAGAAAAAATACGCAAAGATTAGTACGTTTTGTAACTGACTTACTTGATATCGAAGCTTTGGACTCAGGAAATATTAATTTTAAATTTAGAACCTACCGTTTAGAAGAAATTCTACAAAGTTCCGTTGATGGAATGAGAACTTTTGCTGAACAATACCATGTACTACTCAACTATGATCAAAACTTTCCTTCCACTACTGTTTACGTGGATGAAGATAGACTAAATCACTGTATCACCAATCTAATATCGAATGCTGTGAAATATACTCCTAAGTTTTCTGAAGTGTATATTACGGTAGTCCCTTCAGACACATATGCACAAATACTAATTAAAGATAACGGCCCAGGAATTGATCCCAATTTTGCACCTAGACTTTTTCATAGGTTTGCTCAAGGGGCACCACCTAAAGATAAATTAGTGGGAGGCTCTGGTCTTGGACTCTCCATCACCAAAGGGTTTGTGGAAGCAATGAAGGGGAAAATATTTTTTACTTCCGATGATAATGGAACCGTTTTTACAATTGAATTTCCTATTATCAAACCAGGATCAATTCCAACAGGATATAATCAATGA
- a CDS encoding ABC transporter ATP-binding protein, protein MIQVSNLSKFYGEKRAISGLNFKLEKGEIVGLLGLNGAGKTTTIRILTGYLIPSAGDASIDGKSIFDFPLEAKQKIGYLPETPPLYEDMTITEYLQFVGRIKKIDETKLVSEIEKVLLKTNITSVKDKLIGTLSLGYRKRVGIAQAILGDPEIVIMDEPISGLDPKQIVEIRNLIRSLAGDHTVLISSHILTEIYKTCDKFLFLHKGSLKQELSLSRLEEEMNRLAGWEVGLSGKVASELHTFVKSVIGETDTVTELGTNKEEIQFLVRTTNPKQFKESLFSKALASGIQIESLKKQEVSLEQIFMEKI, encoded by the coding sequence ATGATTCAAGTCAGCAATTTATCAAAATTTTACGGCGAAAAACGAGCCATCTCAGGGCTTAATTTCAAATTAGAAAAGGGCGAAATTGTGGGTCTTTTGGGGCTCAACGGCGCCGGGAAAACCACTACAATTCGAATCCTGACAGGGTATTTAATTCCCAGTGCAGGAGATGCTTCAATCGACGGAAAGTCCATCTTTGACTTTCCATTGGAAGCAAAACAGAAAATAGGTTATTTACCCGAAACTCCTCCGCTCTATGAAGATATGACCATCACAGAATACCTTCAGTTTGTTGGTAGGATCAAAAAAATCGATGAAACGAAACTTGTTTCTGAAATTGAAAAGGTTCTTTTAAAAACTAACATTACATCTGTTAAAGATAAGTTAATTGGAACTTTATCTTTAGGTTATAGGAAAAGAGTGGGTATCGCCCAAGCAATCCTCGGAGATCCTGAAATAGTGATTATGGACGAGCCAATTTCAGGTCTTGATCCAAAACAAATTGTAGAGATCCGTAATTTAATCAGGAGTCTTGCTGGAGATCATACAGTTTTGATTTCCAGTCATATCTTAACTGAGATCTATAAAACTTGTGATAAGTTTTTATTTTTACATAAAGGAAGTTTAAAACAGGAACTTTCTCTATCAAGGTTAGAAGAAGAAATGAATCGACTTGCTGGATGGGAAGTTGGATTATCTGGAAAGGTCGCCTCTGAACTTCATACATTCGTGAAATCGGTAATAGGTGAAACAGATACTGTCACTGAACTCGGAACCAACAAAGAAGAAATTCAGTTTTTGGTTCGCACAACGAATCCAAAACAATTCAAAGAATCTTTGTTTTCCAAAGCTTTAGCTAGTGGAATACAAATTGAGTCTTTAAAAAAACAAGAAGTGTCATTAGAACAGATTTTTATGGAGAAGATATGA
- a CDS encoding ABC transporter permease: MNWQTAVWIYKKELRLFFGTYMGPLVLGGTAFLNALFVMILNFNGTANYEIATYITFISFMTTILIAMVIISMGSIVEERNKGTLELLFTSPVTDLEIVFGKFLFGVTVCGIITIFINGLFPLLLYSFWKAPFYMVASGSVGVFLLGVFTFTIGMFGSSLGKNQMISLLISVLIILTLWVVGYFSHLFQATTRKVLFHLHIFSHFAAFAKGVVPLTGIVFFLSGTFLFLYLTVKVLESRRWRG, translated from the coding sequence ATGAACTGGCAAACCGCTGTTTGGATCTATAAAAAAGAATTACGATTATTTTTTGGAACTTATATGGGGCCTTTGGTTCTGGGAGGAACTGCATTTCTGAATGCACTCTTCGTGATGATTCTAAATTTTAACGGAACTGCAAATTATGAAATTGCAACTTACATCACTTTCATTTCCTTTATGACAACAATTCTTATTGCAATGGTAATTATTTCTATGGGATCCATTGTAGAAGAAAGAAACAAAGGAACTTTGGAATTACTATTTACATCTCCTGTTACAGATTTGGAGATTGTGTTTGGTAAGTTTCTTTTTGGTGTTACAGTTTGTGGGATCATTACCATCTTTATCAATGGACTCTTTCCATTGTTATTATACTCATTTTGGAAAGCTCCGTTTTACATGGTAGCCTCTGGAAGTGTCGGTGTGTTTTTGTTAGGTGTATTCACTTTTACAATTGGTATGTTTGGATCAAGCCTCGGCAAAAACCAAATGATTTCACTACTGATTTCAGTTTTAATCATTTTGACTCTTTGGGTTGTGGGATATTTTTCACATCTTTTCCAAGCAACAACGAGAAAGGTACTTTTCCATTTGCATATTTTTTCTCATTTTGCTGCTTTTGCAAAAGGTGTTGTACCTCTGACAGGCATTGTATTTTTCCTTAGCGGAACATTTTTGTTCTTATATCTTACCGTAAAGGTCTTGGAATCCAGGAGATGGAGGGGATAG
- a CDS encoding Gldg family protein has translation MFLTADRILPFVSLLSLFAYFLFDGMVVDPKRRIIFFGVIFLFLASDTIVRAFSKGLRKEDQNRYIAAGFGIGAFLLSVLRDFLDLKPVAGFNEEVSAIPKVREFLLLCVVLLSIVFLLQIILLEIGKSSLEAQSNLAKSKSSLLQNAVLGFLFVLPILVAVNYFAIKRNYNFDLSSQGKFSLSQISRNLIKPITKDVTITAFYPRPLEADGPANGDKLAAFALTRVRPDIEILLDQIKAENSHITVQFINADVEVDLLKEFGQVSNGTIFVRSQKQSLLTSGTPFAEERVIAKETKDLEDLERKLVGALLNVTTEQKKVYFTVSNGERYGMSFKALPNEQVNRFVSSLQFLNFKVSELGFAQGWPSKLPDDAEMLVVLGPTVPFSKEAKEELTKFVLEKNGKLLITMEPQGNEDFSWLLTKAGLKFKSSQLIEREEKPGFVVAKRFPDNRLTDLLQKKDMGILFPYGGYLESDATIPSPYSLKSETLLESGFEAYSDDNKNGKLDSNEKRESKILSIVLTPMSLTNDKAGKIILHTGTSWITDQFIPYAMNSQFSTVSITGLFQDTAVAEIPLKKEELDTISLSDNQKLVAWVIGVFLFPGFILAVGSYFVYSRRKSSMIEV, from the coding sequence ATGTTTTTAACCGCAGATAGAATTTTACCATTTGTAAGTTTACTTTCTCTTTTCGCTTATTTCTTGTTTGATGGGATGGTTGTAGATCCCAAAAGAAGAATTATTTTTTTTGGTGTAATCTTTTTATTCTTAGCCTCTGATACCATCGTTCGGGCTTTTTCTAAAGGATTACGGAAAGAAGACCAAAATCGTTATATTGCTGCTGGCTTTGGGATTGGCGCATTTTTATTATCTGTTTTGCGCGATTTTTTGGATTTAAAACCAGTTGCTGGGTTTAATGAAGAAGTCAGTGCGATTCCTAAAGTAAGAGAATTTCTTTTGCTCTGTGTGGTTCTGTTGTCGATTGTATTTCTCCTCCAAATCATATTACTTGAGATAGGGAAGTCATCACTAGAAGCACAAAGTAATTTAGCTAAATCAAAAAGTTCTCTATTACAAAATGCTGTATTAGGTTTTTTATTTGTTCTTCCTATTTTAGTTGCTGTTAACTATTTTGCGATCAAACGAAATTATAACTTTGATTTGAGTAGCCAGGGAAAATTTTCTCTTTCCCAAATCTCTAGAAATCTAATCAAACCTATCACTAAAGATGTTACGATCACTGCATTTTATCCTCGTCCTTTGGAAGCTGATGGACCAGCAAACGGTGATAAGTTGGCTGCATTTGCCCTCACGCGAGTCCGACCTGATATTGAAATTCTATTGGACCAAATTAAAGCAGAAAACTCACATATAACGGTTCAGTTCATTAATGCCGATGTGGAAGTAGATTTGTTGAAAGAGTTTGGACAGGTATCCAATGGAACTATTTTTGTTCGTTCCCAGAAACAATCCTTACTTACATCAGGAACTCCATTTGCAGAAGAAAGAGTGATTGCCAAAGAAACAAAGGATTTGGAAGACCTGGAACGTAAGTTAGTGGGTGCGCTTCTCAATGTCACTACCGAACAGAAAAAAGTTTATTTTACCGTTTCTAACGGGGAAAGATACGGAATGTCTTTCAAAGCTCTTCCGAATGAACAAGTAAACCGGTTTGTTTCTTCTTTACAGTTTTTAAATTTTAAAGTTTCAGAACTCGGATTTGCACAAGGTTGGCCATCCAAATTACCAGACGATGCTGAAATGTTGGTTGTTCTTGGGCCAACTGTGCCTTTTTCAAAAGAAGCAAAAGAAGAACTGACTAAATTTGTTTTAGAAAAAAATGGAAAACTTCTTATCACGATGGAACCGCAAGGGAACGAAGATTTTAGTTGGTTACTAACAAAAGCAGGTCTTAAATTTAAATCCTCTCAATTAATTGAAAGAGAAGAAAAACCTGGGTTCGTTGTCGCAAAACGTTTTCCTGACAACAGACTCACCGATTTACTTCAGAAAAAAGATATGGGAATTTTATTTCCTTACGGTGGTTACTTGGAATCGGATGCAACCATCCCATCTCCTTATTCATTGAAGTCAGAAACATTATTAGAGTCTGGTTTTGAAGCTTATTCTGATGATAACAAAAACGGAAAGTTGGATTCAAACGAAAAACGTGAAAGTAAAATTCTCTCTATCGTACTGACACCTATGTCTTTAACCAATGACAAAGCAGGAAAGATTATTTTACACACAGGTACTTCTTGGATTACGGATCAGTTCATTCCGTATGCGATGAACTCACAGTTTTCAACTGTTTCGATCACTGGACTATTCCAAGATACGGCAGTTGCCGAAATCCCACTTAAAAAAGAAGAATTAGATACTATTTCTCTTTCCGACAATCAAAAGTTAGTTGCTTGGGTGATTGGAGTGTTTTTATTTCCAGGATTCATTTTAGCAGTGGGATCTTACTTTGTATATTCAAGACGAAAAAGTTCTATGATTGAAGTATGA
- a CDS encoding UDP-N-acetylmuramate--L-alanine ligase: MKIFLVGIGGIAMGNLAYMLKNQGHDVSGSDQNLYPPMSDKLVEWGLSPKSGYRKENVKGADLVIIGNAISRGNPEVEEVLNTGMEYMSMAQAIGTFFLKNKKPIVISGTHGKTTTTFLTHWILESIGLKPGLFVGGIRKDGFPGFALGEGDYFVIEGDEYDSAFFDKSSKFLHYRPYYLAMNALDFDHADIFADLNAIKTMFKRLLNLVPGRGKVFYWKGSRNLVEITKDYKHAPVESFDLGDKNSIFKYEKGVLSEIRTKTKLKPSLIGSHNYRNVEVATRICLEIAPQKRKEILEAVVSFPGVKRRQENLFVSDKSLLVEDFAHHPVAIQETIRAHKEAYPGYKIISLFEPRSATSHRNIFQDDFAKCFKGSDVSIITEVYQVDKVNKSLRLNVKKLVKDISKNTKKDALYAKDPKEIPVLLKKILPKFQKEKVIILAMSNGAFGGIYPELKSLIELRESV; this comes from the coding sequence TTGAAAATCTTTTTGGTAGGCATTGGTGGAATTGCTATGGGTAATTTGGCCTATATGCTAAAAAATCAAGGTCACGATGTATCAGGTTCTGACCAAAATCTTTACCCACCGATGTCTGATAAGTTGGTAGAATGGGGTTTGTCACCTAAATCTGGTTATCGTAAAGAAAATGTAAAGGGTGCAGATTTAGTCATCATTGGAAATGCCATCTCACGTGGGAATCCAGAAGTAGAAGAAGTTCTAAATACAGGAATGGAATACATGAGTATGGCCCAGGCCATCGGGACTTTTTTTCTGAAAAATAAAAAACCCATCGTGATCTCTGGAACGCACGGCAAAACAACAACTACCTTTTTAACTCATTGGATTTTAGAATCCATTGGATTAAAACCTGGTCTTTTTGTGGGTGGGATTCGGAAAGACGGTTTCCCAGGTTTTGCTCTTGGGGAAGGAGATTATTTTGTCATTGAAGGGGATGAATACGATTCTGCTTTCTTTGATAAAAGTTCTAAGTTTTTACATTATAGACCATACTATTTAGCAATGAACGCTTTGGATTTTGATCATGCGGATATTTTCGCTGATTTAAATGCTATCAAAACCATGTTCAAACGCCTGTTAAATTTGGTTCCTGGTCGTGGTAAGGTTTTTTATTGGAAAGGCTCTAGGAACCTTGTGGAAATCACAAAAGATTACAAACATGCTCCTGTAGAATCCTTTGATTTAGGGGATAAAAACTCCATTTTTAAATATGAAAAAGGTGTTTTATCTGAGATCCGAACCAAAACAAAATTAAAACCATCTTTGATTGGTTCACATAACTACCGCAATGTGGAAGTGGCCACTCGTATTTGTTTAGAAATTGCTCCTCAAAAAAGAAAAGAAATTTTAGAAGCTGTGGTTTCTTTCCCTGGTGTCAAACGAAGGCAAGAAAATCTATTTGTTTCTGATAAGAGTTTACTTGTAGAAGATTTTGCTCACCATCCAGTGGCCATCCAAGAAACGATACGAGCTCACAAAGAAGCTTATCCTGGATACAAAATCATTTCTCTTTTTGAACCAAGAAGTGCCACTTCACATAGAAATATTTTCCAAGATGACTTTGCCAAATGTTTTAAAGGAAGTGATGTCAGCATCATTACCGAAGTCTACCAAGTAGATAAGGTAAATAAATCCTTACGTTTGAATGTCAAAAAATTGGTAAAAGACATCTCAAAGAATACAAAAAAAGACGCTTTGTATGCGAAAGATCCCAAAGAAATTCCTGTCCTTCTAAAAAAGATTCTACCAAAATTCCAAAAAGAAAAAGTAATCATCCTTGCGATGTCAAATGGTGCCTTTGGTGGAATTTATCCTGAATTAAAATCATTAATCGAATTACGAGAATCTGTATGA